One Oryza brachyantha chromosome 3, ObraRS2, whole genome shotgun sequence DNA segment encodes these proteins:
- the LOC102701063 gene encoding integrator complex subunit 9 isoform X1: MKLTCLDTGGDGGYYTPASHLLELEGLRILLDCPIDLSALTAFSPVPRGASYCDAGDLIRAVPYYRSPAVVAAAKAGGVDAVLVSSATGLLGLPFLTRLPSFASTKVYVTEVAAKMGRLMMTELVEMHREFVRCYGPDRDQSPVWMEWERLKKFQSVLQKIMTEEVGNNGLAALVPLYSLENIEACMQKIKHVKYGEEACFNGMLMLKAYSSGLELGNCVWTIKGPRASITYLPSSIFVSAHALDFDYSPLRGNDVILFSDFSSLNSMHDDNKKMGEHVVNETDIYLASDSVFSSENFFRDDGTNEDESIKYLCSNDDIKEEIERISFICSCITDAINSGGSVLIPIGRLGIILLLLEHMSETLLSSNMKVPIFLISETAEEIITFTNALPEWLCKSRQEKLFSGEALFGHVELLKQRKLSLFPHLYSKDLLAAWKEPCIVFCPHWSLRHGPAVHLLHRWRADKRCLLVLEQGVDTELTLKPFMPLAIQVLGCSFLSGIKVGKIDPLLGLLKPKLVLFPEGQKLLSPAREKQPWPFLYYSKGKTIEVPNMREEFEMLLTTEVAFGLQPKQLDKTTAVARLKAKILLSNGHYVLAAAKSQLHQLERHLLHRGTVDAGLVQSALQEKGIVCSFSADADISAPKDRERTISITSPGEALVKVASERTTIYCDDEKIAEHVYDALRSICSGI, encoded by the exons ATGAAACTG ACCTGCTTGGACACCGGAGGCGATGGCGGTTACTACACGCCGGCGAGCCATCTCCTGGAGCTGGAGGGACTCCGTATTCTCCTTGACTGCCCCATCGACCTCTCTGCTCTCACGGCGTTCTCCCCGGTGCCCCGCGGCGCGTCCTACTGTGATGCCGGAGACCTAATCCGCGCGGTGCCCTACTACCGGTCGCCAGCAGTGGTCGCTGCCGCCAAAGCAGGCGGCGTAGACGCCGTGCTTGTGTCATCCGCTACGGGGCTGCTTGGCCTCCCATTCCTCACGCGGCTCCCCAGCTTTGCGAGCACCAAG GTCTACGTGACAGAGGTAGCAGCGAAGATGGGAAGGCTAATGATGACAGAGTTGGTAGAGATGCACCGTGAGTTTGTAAGGTGTTATGGACCAGATAGGGATCAGTCACCTGTGTGGATGGAATGGGAGAGGCTCAAGAAATTCCAGTCGGTGTTGCAGAAGATCATGACGGAAGAAGTGGGAAATAATGGTTTAGCTGCTTTGGTGCCACTCTACAG TCTGGAGAACAtagaagcatgcatgcaaaaaatcAAGCATGTAAAATATGGAGAGGAGGCTTGCTTCAATGGCATGTTGATGCTGAAAGCCTATAGTTCTGGTTTGGAACTTGGCAATTGTGTTTGGACCATAAAAGGTCCAAGAGCAAGTATCACCTACTTGCCAAGCTCCATATTTGTGTCAGCTCATGCATTAGACTTCGATTATAGCCCTCTGAGGGGAAATGATGTGATTTTGTTTTCggatttttcatccttaaacAGCATGCATGATGATAACAAGAAGATGGGTGAGCATGTGGTGAACGAAACAGACATTTACCTGGCTAGTGACTCAGTGTTCAG CTCTGAAAATTTTTTCAGGGATGATGGCACCAATGAAGATGAAAGCATCAAATACCTGTGCAGCAATGATGATATTAAAGAGGAGATAGAGAGAATCAGCTTCATATGCTCATGCATCACTGATGCAATAAATTCTGGAGGTTCTGTATTAATACCAATAGGACGACTTGGTATTATTCTTTTGCTTTTGGAGCATATGTCAGAAACACTACTTTCTTCCAACATGAAG GTTCCCATATTTCTGATCTCTGAGACAGCAGAAGAAATAATTACTTTTACCAATGCCTTGCCTGAATGGCTCTGCAAGTCACGCCAAGAGAAG CTTTTCTCTGGTGAGGCGTTATTCGGCCATGTAGAGCTTTTGAAGCAACGCAAACTATCACTGTTCCCTCATTTATACTCAAAGGACCTGCT gGCAGCATGGAAGGAACCTTGCATTGTATTTTGTCCACACTGGAGCCTTAGGCATGGCCCAGCTGTCCACTTGCTTCATCGTTGGCGTGCGGATAAACGCTGTCTTCTTGTTTTGGAG caaGGTGTTGATACTGAGTTGACTCTAAAGCCATTTATGCCTCTGGCGATCCAGGTCCTTGGGTGTTCTTTCCTTTCTGGAATAAA GGTGGGGAAAATTGATCCATTATTAGGATTGCTGAAACCAAAGCTCGTACTG TTTCCTGAAGGTCAGAAGTTGCTCTCTCCAGCCAGAGAGAAGCAGCCATGGCCATTCCTGTATTACTCAAAGGGGAAAACCATCGAGGTCCCAAATATGCGGGAAGAATTTGAGATGCTCCTGACAACCGAGGTTGCCTTTGGATTGCAACCTAAGCAGCTGGACAAGACTACCGCTGTTGCGAGGTTGAAAGCAAAGATCCTTCTAAGCAATGGACATTATGTGCTAGCAGCTGCAAAGAGTCAATTACATCAACTGGAGCGGCACTTGCTACACAGGGGAACTGTTGACGCGGGCCTTGTACAGTCAGCCTTGCAGGAAAAGGGAATTGTATGCTCGTTTTCTGCAGACGCTGATATATCTGCACCTAAAGATCGTGAACGCACAATTTCGATTACTAGTCCAGGAGAAGCCCTGGTGAAGGTAGCATCTGAAAGGACTACTATATACTGTGATGATGAAAAAATCGCAGAGCATGTTTATGACGCTCTTCGCAGTATTTGTAGTGGAATATAA
- the LOC102700782 gene encoding subtilisin-like protease SBT1.6, whose amino-acid sequence MATPPPHRRLLLLLLVLIPTLSRGGVGGSGGGGEATKTYIFRVDHSAKPSVFPTHAHWYSSAAFASGAGGAPLEPLHVYDTVFHGFSALVSASRADALRRHPAVLAAFEDQVRTLHTTRSPQFLGLRARLGLWSLADYGSDVIVGVLDTGVWPERRSLSDRNLPPVPSRWRGGCDAGPGFLPSSCNRKLVGARFFSQGHAAHYGLTATASNGSVEFMSPRDADGHGTHTATTAAGSVAYDASMEGYASGVAKGVAPKARVAAYKVCWKGAGCLDSDILAGFDRAVADGVDVISVSIGGGNGVASPFYLDPIAIGAYGAVSRGVFVATSAGNEGPTAMSVTNLAPWLATVGAGTIDRNFPAEIVLGDGRRMSGVSLYSGKPLTNTMLPLFYPGRSSGLSASLCMENSIDPSMVSGKIVICDRGSSPRVAKGMVVKNAGGVAMVLANGAANGEGLVGDAHVLPACSVGESEGDTLKAYAANTTNPTATINFKGTVIGIKPAPVVASFSARGPNGLVPEILKPDFIAPGVNILAAWTGATGPTGLESDPRRTEFNILSGTSMACPHASGAAALLRSAHPGWSPAAIRSALMTTAVVTDNRGEAVGDEAEPGRGATPFDYGAGHINLGKALDPGLVYDIGDDGYVAFMCSIGYEANAIEVITHKPVACPAASRSPSGSDLNYPSISVVFYGGNQSKTVVRTATNVGSDASATYKPRVEMASDAVSVTIKPEKLVFSPTVKTQSFAVTVASSSPSPPTSAPVYGHLVWSDGGGHEVRSPIVAAWLQPM is encoded by the coding sequence ATGgccactcctcctccccaccgccgcctcctcctcctcctcctcgtgctGATCCCGACCCTGTCgcgaggcggcgtcggcgggagcggcggcggcggcgaggcgacgaagaCGTACATCTTCCGCGTCGACCACAGCGCCAAGCCGTCGGTGTTCCCCACCCACGCGCACTGGTACTCCTCGGCCGCCTTCGCCTCcggggccggcggcgccccgcTCGAGCCTCTCCACGTCTACGACACTGTCTTCCACGGCTTCTCCGCGTTGGTTTCCGCGTCCCGCGCCGACGCGCTGCGGCGCCACCCGGCCGTCCTCGCGGCGTTCGAGGACCAGGTCCGGACGCTGCACACCACCAGGTCGCCGCAGTTCCTGGGCCTCCGCGCCCGGCTTGGCCTCTGGTCCCTCGCGGACTACGGCTCGGATGTTATCGTCGGGGTGCTGGACACCGGCGTGTGGCCCGAGCGCCGCAGTCTGTCTGATAGGAATCTCCCGCCCGTCCCCTCCCGGTGGCGCGGTGGCTGCGACGCGGGACCCGGGTTCCTGCCGTCGTCCTGCAACAGGAAGCTCGTCGGAGCGCGGTTCTTCTCGCAGGGCCACGCGGCGCACTATGGCCTTACGGCCACGGCGTCCAACGGGTCGGTGGAATTCATGTCGCCGCGCGATGCCGATGGACACGGGACGCACACGgccacgacggcggccggcagcgtTGCCTACGATGCGAGTATGGAGGGGTACGCGTCCGGCGTCGCTAAGGGCGTCGCGCCCAAGGCCAGGGTGGCCGCCTACAAGGTTTGCTGGAAGGGAGCTGGTTGCCTCGACTCCGACATCCTCGCCGGATTCGACCGCGCCGTTGCAGACGGCGTAGACGTCATCTCTGTCTCCATCGGCGGTGGCAATGGCGTTGCGTCGCCATTCTACCTTGACCCCATCGCGATCGGTGCGTACGGCGCCGTGTCGCGGGGAGTGTTCGTGGCCACCTCCGCGGGCAATGAGGGTCCTACTGCCATGTCTGTGACCAACCTGGCGCCATGGCTAGCCACCGTGGGTGCCGGCACCATCGACCGCAATTTCCCTGCCGAAATCGTGCTCGGCGACGGGAGGCGCATGTCAGGGGTTTCTCTGTATTCTGGCAAGCCGCTGACGAACACCATGTTGCCATTGTTCTACCCGGGGCGATCAAGTGGGCTGTCAGCTTCGTTGTGTATGGAGAACTCCATCGACCCATCCATGGTGTCCGGCAAGATTGTCATCTGCGACCGCGGCAGCAGCCCGCGCGTGGCGAAGGGGATGGTCGTGAAGAACGCCGGTGGCGTGGCAATGGTTCTCGCCAACGGAGCGGCCAACGGTGAAGGTCTTGTAGGAGACGCCCATGTCCTCCCTGCTTGCTCGGTGGGCGAGAGCGAGGGCGACACGCTCAAAGCGTATGCTGCCAATACCACCAACCCAACTGCAACAATCAACTTCAAGGGCACGGTCATCGGCATCAAGCCGGCGCCCGTGGTGGCCTCCTTCTCGGCGCGGGGCCCCAACGGGCTCGTCCCAGAAATCCTCAAGCCGGACTTCATCGCCCCCGGCGTTAACATCCTCGCGGCGTGGACGGGCGCCACGGGCCCAACCGGCCTGGAATCCGACCCTCGGCGGACGGAGTTCAACATCCTCTCGGGGACCTCGATGGCGTGCCCGCACGcgagcggcgccgcggcgctgcTCCGGTCCGCGCACCCCgggtggtcgccggcggccataCGCTCCGCGTTGATGACCACGGCAGTCGTCACCGACAACCGCGGCGAGGCCGTGGGCGACGAGGCCGAGCCCGGGCGAGGCGCGACGCCGTTCGACTACGGCGCCGGGCACATCAACCTGGGGAAGGCGCTGGACCCGGGGCTGGTGTACGACATTGGGGACGACGGCTACGTCGCGTTCATGTGCAGCATCGGCTACGAGGCCAACGCGATCGAGGTGATCACGCACAAGCCCGTGGCGTGCCCCGCGGCGAGCAGGAGCCCCTCGGGCTCCGACCTGAACTACCCATCGATCTCCGTCGTGTTCTACGGCGGCAACCAGTCCAAGACAGTGGTCCGCACGGCGACCAACGTCGGCTCCGACGCGTCCGCGACGTACAAGCCTCGCGTGGAGATGGCAAGCGACGCCGTGTCCGTAACCATCAAGCCGGAAAAGCTCGTCTTCTCCCCGACCGTCAAGACGCAGAGCTTCGCCGTCACAGTCGCCTCGTCATCCCCTTCTCCCCCCACGTCCGCGCCGGTGTACGGACACCTCGTATGgtcggacggcggcgggcacGAGGTCCGGAGCCCCATCGTGGCGGCATGGCTGCAGCCCATGTGA
- the LOC102701063 gene encoding integrator complex subunit 9 isoform X2, translating into MKLTCLDTGGDGGYYTPASHLLELEGLRILLDCPIDLSALTAFSPVPRGASYCDAGDLIRAVPYYRSPAVVAAAKAGGVDAVLVSSATGLLGLPFLTRLPSFASTKVYVTEVAAKMGRLMMTELVEMHREFVRCYGPDRDQSPVWMEWERLKKFQSVLQKIMTEEVGNNGLAALVPLYSLENIEACMQKIKHVKYGEEACFNGMLMLKAYSSGLELGNCVWTIKGPRASITYLPSSIFVSAHALDFDYSPLRGNDVILFSDFSSLNSMHDDNKKMGEHVVNETDIYLASDSVFRDDGTNEDESIKYLCSNDDIKEEIERISFICSCITDAINSGGSVLIPIGRLGIILLLLEHMSETLLSSNMKVPIFLISETAEEIITFTNALPEWLCKSRQEKLFSGEALFGHVELLKQRKLSLFPHLYSKDLLAAWKEPCIVFCPHWSLRHGPAVHLLHRWRADKRCLLVLEQGVDTELTLKPFMPLAIQVLGCSFLSGIKVGKIDPLLGLLKPKLVLFPEGQKLLSPAREKQPWPFLYYSKGKTIEVPNMREEFEMLLTTEVAFGLQPKQLDKTTAVARLKAKILLSNGHYVLAAAKSQLHQLERHLLHRGTVDAGLVQSALQEKGIVCSFSADADISAPKDRERTISITSPGEALVKVASERTTIYCDDEKIAEHVYDALRSICSGI; encoded by the exons ATGAAACTG ACCTGCTTGGACACCGGAGGCGATGGCGGTTACTACACGCCGGCGAGCCATCTCCTGGAGCTGGAGGGACTCCGTATTCTCCTTGACTGCCCCATCGACCTCTCTGCTCTCACGGCGTTCTCCCCGGTGCCCCGCGGCGCGTCCTACTGTGATGCCGGAGACCTAATCCGCGCGGTGCCCTACTACCGGTCGCCAGCAGTGGTCGCTGCCGCCAAAGCAGGCGGCGTAGACGCCGTGCTTGTGTCATCCGCTACGGGGCTGCTTGGCCTCCCATTCCTCACGCGGCTCCCCAGCTTTGCGAGCACCAAG GTCTACGTGACAGAGGTAGCAGCGAAGATGGGAAGGCTAATGATGACAGAGTTGGTAGAGATGCACCGTGAGTTTGTAAGGTGTTATGGACCAGATAGGGATCAGTCACCTGTGTGGATGGAATGGGAGAGGCTCAAGAAATTCCAGTCGGTGTTGCAGAAGATCATGACGGAAGAAGTGGGAAATAATGGTTTAGCTGCTTTGGTGCCACTCTACAG TCTGGAGAACAtagaagcatgcatgcaaaaaatcAAGCATGTAAAATATGGAGAGGAGGCTTGCTTCAATGGCATGTTGATGCTGAAAGCCTATAGTTCTGGTTTGGAACTTGGCAATTGTGTTTGGACCATAAAAGGTCCAAGAGCAAGTATCACCTACTTGCCAAGCTCCATATTTGTGTCAGCTCATGCATTAGACTTCGATTATAGCCCTCTGAGGGGAAATGATGTGATTTTGTTTTCggatttttcatccttaaacAGCATGCATGATGATAACAAGAAGATGGGTGAGCATGTGGTGAACGAAACAGACATTTACCTGGCTAGTGACTCAGTGTTCAG GGATGATGGCACCAATGAAGATGAAAGCATCAAATACCTGTGCAGCAATGATGATATTAAAGAGGAGATAGAGAGAATCAGCTTCATATGCTCATGCATCACTGATGCAATAAATTCTGGAGGTTCTGTATTAATACCAATAGGACGACTTGGTATTATTCTTTTGCTTTTGGAGCATATGTCAGAAACACTACTTTCTTCCAACATGAAG GTTCCCATATTTCTGATCTCTGAGACAGCAGAAGAAATAATTACTTTTACCAATGCCTTGCCTGAATGGCTCTGCAAGTCACGCCAAGAGAAG CTTTTCTCTGGTGAGGCGTTATTCGGCCATGTAGAGCTTTTGAAGCAACGCAAACTATCACTGTTCCCTCATTTATACTCAAAGGACCTGCT gGCAGCATGGAAGGAACCTTGCATTGTATTTTGTCCACACTGGAGCCTTAGGCATGGCCCAGCTGTCCACTTGCTTCATCGTTGGCGTGCGGATAAACGCTGTCTTCTTGTTTTGGAG caaGGTGTTGATACTGAGTTGACTCTAAAGCCATTTATGCCTCTGGCGATCCAGGTCCTTGGGTGTTCTTTCCTTTCTGGAATAAA GGTGGGGAAAATTGATCCATTATTAGGATTGCTGAAACCAAAGCTCGTACTG TTTCCTGAAGGTCAGAAGTTGCTCTCTCCAGCCAGAGAGAAGCAGCCATGGCCATTCCTGTATTACTCAAAGGGGAAAACCATCGAGGTCCCAAATATGCGGGAAGAATTTGAGATGCTCCTGACAACCGAGGTTGCCTTTGGATTGCAACCTAAGCAGCTGGACAAGACTACCGCTGTTGCGAGGTTGAAAGCAAAGATCCTTCTAAGCAATGGACATTATGTGCTAGCAGCTGCAAAGAGTCAATTACATCAACTGGAGCGGCACTTGCTACACAGGGGAACTGTTGACGCGGGCCTTGTACAGTCAGCCTTGCAGGAAAAGGGAATTGTATGCTCGTTTTCTGCAGACGCTGATATATCTGCACCTAAAGATCGTGAACGCACAATTTCGATTACTAGTCCAGGAGAAGCCCTGGTGAAGGTAGCATCTGAAAGGACTACTATATACTGTGATGATGAAAAAATCGCAGAGCATGTTTATGACGCTCTTCGCAGTATTTGTAGTGGAATATAA